The following nucleotide sequence is from Phycisphaera sp..
CAAGACGACCGAACCCGGCATCGCCAACTCCACGACCGCTTCCCGAGCCTCGTCCACCCCGGCGAACCACGCGCCGGTGCCAGCCGCCTCAAACGCAGCGGTTGAACGCTCGCCGATGAACACGCACTCGTCGGCCGCGTTCGCGGCCAGCTCGCCCATCTGGCGGTGCCAGGCCTCCGAGTCGGATCCAAGTTCGAGCATGTCCCCGACCACCGCCACGGTGCGCCGCCCCTCGCCAACATCCGCCAGCGTGCGAAGCGCCGCCGCCATTGAGTCAGGATTCGCGTTGTAGCAATCCACGATCACCGTTGTACAGCCAACCTCTCGCACCGCCAGCCGCATCTCCGCCGGCTCGAATCGCTCCAGCCCATTGGCGATGTCAGAATCCTGCATCCCAAGCTCTCGCGCCGCCGCGATGACCGCAGCCGCGTTGTCAGCGTTGTGCAGCCCCGGTACGGGCAGCGTCCAATGGCTCCCGTCGGCCAACTCAAACCGCACACGACCAAGCTCGTGCCACGCCCGCTCGGGCGCAAACGCCACACTGCACGCACGGTGGAGCCAGGCCTCACCATCGGGCACGATGTTCTTCGCCGATGGCGCGAGCGCCGCGAGGGATTCGGAAAACTCCCGCCGCACGGCGTCCATCCCACCAAGCTCGCCCACGTGTGCCCGTCCCACGCTGGTCACGATCGCCACGTCGGGCCGTGCCAACCCAACATATCTTGCCAGAGCGCCGGGTTCCCCCTCGCCAAGCTCGCACACCAGCGCCTCGGCGGTAGGGGGGCAGTTCAGGATCGTCAGCGGCAGCCCCAGCGCGTTGTTGAACGACCGGGCCGACGCGTGCGTCGCCATCGCCCGCTTGAGCACCGCCTCCAGCATGCGCACCGTCGTGGTCTTGCCGTTGCTGCCCATGACCGCGACGACCCGCGCCGAGATCAACGTGCGATGGTGCTTGGCCACCCCCCACAACGCCGCGCGCACGTCGGCGACTCGGAGCACGGCCAATCCAGATGGCACTTCAACCTCACGCTCCACAATCGCGACGCTCGCCCCACGCTCGGCGGCTTGCGGCAGGAAATCGTGACCATCAACCCGCGTGCCCGGGATCGCGAAGAACGCCTGCCCCGCCCCGAGCGATCGCGTATCGATGCTCGCGCCGGTCACGGCGCCCGCACCCTTGGAGAGCCACTGGCCGTCGAGCAAACCGGGGAGTAATTCCAGCGGGATCATCGCACACCCCCGGCCACGGCCGACCGCTTCCGTAACGCGGCTCGTGCGATCACCCGATCATCAAACTCCCGCCTGCACGAACCCCCGGCACCATCAGGAATGATCTGATAATCCTCGTGACCCTTGCCGGCGATCACCACCACGTCATGCGCGTCGGCCTGCGAGATCGCCAGGTGGATCGCCGCCTCCCGATGCACGTCGCTGGCCGTCCACACGCCGTCCTGCACACCCGAGAGCACCTGATCCAGGATCGACCGCGGCTCTTCCGTCCGCGGGTTGTCGCTGGTGACCACCACCCGGTCGGCCAGCCTTCCCGCGACCGCGCCCATGCGCGGCCGTTTCGTGCGATCTCGATCGCCGCCACAGCCAAAGACGATCCAGAGCTTGCCCTCGCCCGTACGGCCCGCCACCGCGGTGAGCGCCTTCTCGAGCGCGTCGTCGGTGTGCGCGTAGTCCACCAGCACGCGCGGCCCATCGACGCCCTCGACCAGCACGTGCTCCAGCCTACCCGGGGGCGGCATGAGCGAGGGCAGCGCCGCCTCGATCGCCTCGCGCGACAAGCCAAGGTCGTGCGCCGCCGTGACGGCCTGCAACGCGTTCATCGCGTTGTGGTTGCCAACCAGCGAGAGCCGCGCACCGACTTCGCCCCACGGCCCGACCATGGTGATCCGGCTCTGCAACCCTTCGGCGACCACACGTGCTGTCGCATCGCCCTCGCCGCCCATCGAGCACCGCAGCACCCGCGCCCGGCAATCACGCAGCATCCGTTCGCTCGCCGGGTCATCGACATTCACGATCGCCAGCGCGTCGGGCGACAGGCCCTCGAACAACCGCGCCTTCGCCGCCGCGTACGCGTCCATCGACCCGTGGTAGTCCAGGTGATCGCCGCTCAGGTTCGTGAAGACCCCGGCACGGAACGACAGCCCACCCGTTCGCCCCTGGTCCAGAGCGTGGCTCGAAACCTCGATCGCCGCCGCATCGCACCCGTGCCCGACCATCCGAGCAAGCGAGGCGCTGACGTCCTCGGCCGCCGGCGTGGTCAACTCGGCCGCCCTCGCCCCGGCCCCCTCGTCGATCTCGATCGTCCCGATCATCCCGCACTTCCGCCCGCCGGCGTTCATCAAGTGCCGCAGCAGCCAGGCCACCGTTGTCTTGCCATTGGTGCCGGTGATGCCGACGAGCCCTAGCCGAGAACTCGGCGAGCCAAACCACCGCTCGGCCAGCACCGCGCCCACTGTCGCCGGCACATCGCTCACCAGCGAGACGGCAGCATCGACTCGCCCACGACCCAGCACCGCCACCGCCCCACGCTCCAGGGCCTGGGCGACAAAGGCGCACCCATCTTGCTTCGTCCCCGGACGCGCCACGAACAGCCACCCCGGCTCCACCCTCCGGCTGTCCTCGGTCACGCCCGAAACACGAACATCCGCCGAGCCATGCACGGTGATCGGGAGGCCACGGATGAGGTCGCTGAGCAGCATCGGTTCTCTCGACGGTACGAACCCCAAACCATCGGCCACGCCCGCTCGAAATGCGGACATTTCCGAAGGACCGCTCAAGGCAGCACCAGCATCGCATCGCCATACGAGTAGAACCGGTACTCCGCCTCGATCGCGCAGGCGTACACCGCCTGCAACTGCTCCACACCCCCGGGCAGTAACGCCGCCACCATCGACATGAGCGTCGAGCGTGGCAGGTGGAAGTTCGTCACCAACGCGTCCACCAGCCGCCATTGGTACCCAGGGGTGATGAGCAGGTCGGTCTCCAGCCAGCCCCCGCCTGCTCCAGCGCTGGCCTCCGCGGTCCGCGCAGCGGTGGTGCCCACCGCCACGACCCGATGCCCATCCCGATTCGCGTCCGCCAGATCGCTCATGACCGCTTCGGGAGCATGGCATAGCTCCCGATGCATCGGGTGGTCCTCCACGACCTCGGTCTCGACTTCGCGGAACGTGCCGGCCCCCACGTGCAGCGTCACGTCCCGCCGCACCACGCCTCGGCCGGCCAACGCCCCGAGAACCCCCGGCGTGAAGTGCAGCCCAGCCGTCGGTGCCGCCACCGACCCCGTAGCGGCCGGGTCGGCGTACACCGTTTGATAGCGATCAACATCCCCCTCGGTCTGGTCCTCGCCGCCGCCAGCGCGACGGGCGCTCCTGATATACGGCGGCAGGGGCACCCGCCCGACCTCACCCAACACCGCCATGCTGTGCGCCGCGA
It contains:
- a CDS encoding UDP-N-acetylmuramoyl-L-alanyl-D-glutamate--2,6-diaminopimelate ligase codes for the protein MLLSDLIRGLPITVHGSADVRVSGVTEDSRRVEPGWLFVARPGTKQDGCAFVAQALERGAVAVLGRGRVDAAVSLVSDVPATVGAVLAERWFGSPSSRLGLVGITGTNGKTTVAWLLRHLMNAGGRKCGMIGTIEIDEGAGARAAELTTPAAEDVSASLARMVGHGCDAAAIEVSSHALDQGRTGGLSFRAGVFTNLSGDHLDYHGSMDAYAAAKARLFEGLSPDALAIVNVDDPASERMLRDCRARVLRCSMGGEGDATARVVAEGLQSRITMVGPWGEVGARLSLVGNHNAMNALQAVTAAHDLGLSREAIEAALPSLMPPPGRLEHVLVEGVDGPRVLVDYAHTDDALEKALTAVAGRTGEGKLWIVFGCGGDRDRTKRPRMGAVAGRLADRVVVTSDNPRTEEPRSILDQVLSGVQDGVWTASDVHREAAIHLAISQADAHDVVVIAGKGHEDYQIIPDGAGGSCRREFDDRVIARAALRKRSAVAGGVR
- the queA gene encoding tRNA preQ1(34) S-adenosylmethionine ribosyltransferase-isomerase QueA, with product MLRTRDLEYDLPRELIATVPAEPRDSARLLVVRGAAEPEHAVFRDLPGYLDAGDRLVVNTSRVIPARLQGVRRDTGGKVEGLFLEFGPEPGLWVCMVKARRFRPGAEIGLLDRAGEPSTHAIELVKRHDDLPGAWLVRLVGSWEGAEAFAAHSMAVLGEVGRVPLPPYIRSARRAGGGEDQTEGDVDRYQTVYADPAATGSVAAPTAGLHFTPGVLGALAGRGVVRRDVTLHVGAGTFREVETEVVEDHPMHRELCHAPEAVMSDLADANRDGHRVVAVGTTAARTAEASAGAGGGWLETDLLITPGYQWRLVDALVTNFHLPRSTLMSMVAALLPGGVEQLQAVYACAIEAEYRFYSYGDAMLVLP
- the murF gene encoding UDP-N-acetylmuramoyl-tripeptide--D-alanyl-D-alanine ligase — its product is MIPLELLPGLLDGQWLSKGAGAVTGASIDTRSLGAGQAFFAIPGTRVDGHDFLPQAAERGASVAIVEREVEVPSGLAVLRVADVRAALWGVAKHHRTLISARVVAVMGSNGKTTTVRMLEAVLKRAMATHASARSFNNALGLPLTILNCPPTAEALVCELGEGEPGALARYVGLARPDVAIVTSVGRAHVGELGGMDAVRREFSESLAALAPSAKNIVPDGEAWLHRACSVAFAPERAWHELGRVRFELADGSHWTLPVPGLHNADNAAAVIAAARELGMQDSDIANGLERFEPAEMRLAVREVGCTTVIVDCYNANPDSMAAALRTLADVGEGRRTVAVVGDMLELGSDSEAWHRQMGELAANAADECVFIGERSTAAFEAAGTGAWFAGVDEAREAVVELAMPGSVVLLKASRGMAFEKLLEGLDRTAVA